One genomic window of Salvia miltiorrhiza cultivar Shanhuang (shh) chromosome 4, IMPLAD_Smil_shh, whole genome shotgun sequence includes the following:
- the LOC131020168 gene encoding F-box/LRR-repeat protein At5g63520 isoform X2, translated as MDELQSFPSLKKMSKAKEKTGSGSQNIVATIDDLGDDLMQNILTRLPALSFASAACVSRSWNSLCHRVLSVPKLCSAVSFNPTLENAVNEVMDKVLLEPIRPHFVMVSIGPYFCLQAAFQMIEGKFGTRIPVIVNVCEGVIGRNVLTDQFVEVQWEITEEEDHGAELLEEKGGISMTIGFLPGLKVHIVPLLFRNKGILIDDFVMDIKGATSTVSDPASPAGIILFSDRETDINPVLQTLEYALSEDTFIVGGGGCQFLYRSDNRNTITNSPNSGCAAVALVFARDANKPLDIGETKFHVMLSTGISPIGPTYKAASVKSRQNSTWLTASRETVRGHLDGQAILEEIYDELGDRIQYPAFYIGVTKRRKCSFGMERVRRMQFLEFHEVRGGDEEYLIVNSVGIKTGDPFRFYISDSGAALSSCTKLSNNLRHLKLGCDCGNNHVSDVDHFDKSNVFGGIIFTCCGRGDSFFGLAGIDSSPFLKNFPGVAFGGTYCAGEICRGNLNLYDQDNEEGDLVHCSQHVYSAVYLVMTYCPPLPQH; from the exons ATGGACGAACTTCAATCCTTTCCATCACTGAAGAAAATGTCGAAAGCGAAGGAGAAAACAGGAAGCGGCAGCCAAAATATTGTGGCTACAATCGACGATTTAGGGGACGATCTCATGCAGAACATACTCACTCGGTTGCCGGCGCTATCCTTTGCATCGGCGGCGTGCGTTAGTCGCTCCTGGAACTCTCTCTGCCACCGCGTCCTCTCCGTTCCGAAGCTTTGCTCCGCCGTATCTTTTAACCCTACTCTTGAG AATGCTGTGAATGAGGTTATGGACAAAGTCTTACTTGAACCAATTCGCCCTCATTTCGTGATGGTGTCTATTGGTCCCTACTTTTGCTTGCAAGCTGCTTTCCAAATG ATTGAAGGGAAATTTGGTACCAGGATTCCTGTAATTGTCAATGTGTGCGAAGGAGTTATTGGCAGGAATGTGCTCACAGATCAGTTTGTAGAG GTTCAATGGGAAATAACAGAGGAGGAGGATCATGGTGCTGAATTGCTCGAAGAAAAAGGGGGCATTTCAATGACAATTGGATTTTTACCAGGACTAAAGGTCCATATAGTTCCTCTGTTGTTCAGGAATAAG GGCATTCTTATTGATGACTTTGTGATGGATATCAAAGGAGCTACATCAACTGTCTCAGATCCTGCATCTCCTGCTGGAATAATATTGTTTTCT GATCGGGAAACAGACATCAACCCAGTTCTTCAAACACTTG AATATGCCTTGTCTGAGGATACATTCATTGTTGGTGGTGGAGGCTGTCAATTTCTGTATAGAAGTGATAATAGAAACACTATTACCAATTCACCGAACTCCGGTTGTGCAGCAGTTGCCCTAGTATTTGCAAGGGATGCGAACAAGCCTTTGG ATATTGGAGAAACTAAATTCCATGTCATGTTGTCAACTGGCATATCACCAATCGGTCCCACCTACAAAGCAGCTTCTGTTAAAAGTCGGCAAAATTCTACCTGGCTCACTGCATCTAGAGAAACAGTTCGTGGGCATCTTGACGGCCAAGCAATTTTAGAGGAAATCTATGATGAG CTAGGAGATCGTATACAGTATCCAGCTTTCTATATTGGAGTAACCAAAAGAAGAAAATGCTCATTTGGGATGGAAAGAGTAAGACGGATGCAATTTCTTGAATTCCATGAAGTGCGGGG AGGGGATGAAGAatatctgattgtgaattctgtTGGTATCAAAACTGGAGACCCCTTCCGTTTTTATATCTCAGATTCAGGAGCTGCTTTGTCATCTTGCACCAAACTTTCAAATAACCTGAGGCATCTGAAGCTAGGTTGTGACTGCGGAAACAACCATGTGAGCGATGTTGATCATTTTGACAAAAGTAACGTCTTTGGTGGCATTATCTTTACTTGTTGTGGCCGGGGCGACTCATTCTTTGGACTTGCTGGTATCGATAGCTCACCTTTTCTGAAGAACTTTCCTGGGGTTGCTTTTGGGGGTACTTACTGCGCTGGGGAAATTTGTCGTGGGAATTTGAACTTGTATGACCAAGACAATGAAGAAGGCGATCTTGTCCACTGCAGTCAGCATGTCTACAGTGCTGTTTACTTAGTCATGACGTACTGTCCGCCGCTACCACAACATTAG
- the LOC131020168 gene encoding F-box/LRR-repeat protein At5g63520 isoform X1 codes for MDELQSFPSLKKMSKAKEKTGSGSQNIVATIDDLGDDLMQNILTRLPALSFASAACVSRSWNSLCHRVLSVPKLCSAVSFNPTLENAVNEVMDKVLLEPIRPHFVMVSIGPYFCLQAAFQMIEGKFGTRIPVIVNVCEGVIGRNVLTDQFVEVQWEITEEEDHGAELLEEKGGISMTIGFLPGLKVHIVPLLFRNKGPQGILIDDFVMDIKGATSTVSDPASPAGIILFSDRETDINPVLQTLEYALSEDTFIVGGGGCQFLYRSDNRNTITNSPNSGCAAVALVFARDANKPLDIGETKFHVMLSTGISPIGPTYKAASVKSRQNSTWLTASRETVRGHLDGQAILEEIYDELGDRIQYPAFYIGVTKRRKCSFGMERVRRMQFLEFHEVRGGDEEYLIVNSVGIKTGDPFRFYISDSGAALSSCTKLSNNLRHLKLGCDCGNNHVSDVDHFDKSNVFGGIIFTCCGRGDSFFGLAGIDSSPFLKNFPGVAFGGTYCAGEICRGNLNLYDQDNEEGDLVHCSQHVYSAVYLVMTYCPPLPQH; via the exons ATGGACGAACTTCAATCCTTTCCATCACTGAAGAAAATGTCGAAAGCGAAGGAGAAAACAGGAAGCGGCAGCCAAAATATTGTGGCTACAATCGACGATTTAGGGGACGATCTCATGCAGAACATACTCACTCGGTTGCCGGCGCTATCCTTTGCATCGGCGGCGTGCGTTAGTCGCTCCTGGAACTCTCTCTGCCACCGCGTCCTCTCCGTTCCGAAGCTTTGCTCCGCCGTATCTTTTAACCCTACTCTTGAG AATGCTGTGAATGAGGTTATGGACAAAGTCTTACTTGAACCAATTCGCCCTCATTTCGTGATGGTGTCTATTGGTCCCTACTTTTGCTTGCAAGCTGCTTTCCAAATG ATTGAAGGGAAATTTGGTACCAGGATTCCTGTAATTGTCAATGTGTGCGAAGGAGTTATTGGCAGGAATGTGCTCACAGATCAGTTTGTAGAG GTTCAATGGGAAATAACAGAGGAGGAGGATCATGGTGCTGAATTGCTCGAAGAAAAAGGGGGCATTTCAATGACAATTGGATTTTTACCAGGACTAAAGGTCCATATAGTTCCTCTGTTGTTCAGGAATAAG GGACCTCAGGGCATTCTTATTGATGACTTTGTGATGGATATCAAAGGAGCTACATCAACTGTCTCAGATCCTGCATCTCCTGCTGGAATAATATTGTTTTCT GATCGGGAAACAGACATCAACCCAGTTCTTCAAACACTTG AATATGCCTTGTCTGAGGATACATTCATTGTTGGTGGTGGAGGCTGTCAATTTCTGTATAGAAGTGATAATAGAAACACTATTACCAATTCACCGAACTCCGGTTGTGCAGCAGTTGCCCTAGTATTTGCAAGGGATGCGAACAAGCCTTTGG ATATTGGAGAAACTAAATTCCATGTCATGTTGTCAACTGGCATATCACCAATCGGTCCCACCTACAAAGCAGCTTCTGTTAAAAGTCGGCAAAATTCTACCTGGCTCACTGCATCTAGAGAAACAGTTCGTGGGCATCTTGACGGCCAAGCAATTTTAGAGGAAATCTATGATGAG CTAGGAGATCGTATACAGTATCCAGCTTTCTATATTGGAGTAACCAAAAGAAGAAAATGCTCATTTGGGATGGAAAGAGTAAGACGGATGCAATTTCTTGAATTCCATGAAGTGCGGGG AGGGGATGAAGAatatctgattgtgaattctgtTGGTATCAAAACTGGAGACCCCTTCCGTTTTTATATCTCAGATTCAGGAGCTGCTTTGTCATCTTGCACCAAACTTTCAAATAACCTGAGGCATCTGAAGCTAGGTTGTGACTGCGGAAACAACCATGTGAGCGATGTTGATCATTTTGACAAAAGTAACGTCTTTGGTGGCATTATCTTTACTTGTTGTGGCCGGGGCGACTCATTCTTTGGACTTGCTGGTATCGATAGCTCACCTTTTCTGAAGAACTTTCCTGGGGTTGCTTTTGGGGGTACTTACTGCGCTGGGGAAATTTGTCGTGGGAATTTGAACTTGTATGACCAAGACAATGAAGAAGGCGATCTTGTCCACTGCAGTCAGCATGTCTACAGTGCTGTTTACTTAGTCATGACGTACTGTCCGCCGCTACCACAACATTAG